A genomic stretch from Terriglobales bacterium includes:
- a CDS encoding phospholipase D-like domain-containing protein, with amino-acid sequence MRTRMLDSTTELAQVFRKWCLLAENIRVVTAWATTDCSICNCLSDARGKIATMVVGLDFYTTSPDFLRQFRSVIRIGDALNGGTFHPKLYVFQNGDRFCCVIGSSNFTSGGFGNNSELNVCIEGATSEPFFKQISAYIDEQEKNSEPLTKPEITDYRKQFEKLRTARTRLAKFHPTQAAKTKAKERIQRESAGEEPPEQLNKTWPEFVGLILAPKRRKRIDGGKGGEPDYLQTAERCQKLFAQHGTLAKMPASDRQFVGGTSHEGGWFGSMRGAGYFKQKLNQNPASLDAALDHIPRTGKISKAVYDRFADAYQWERAGVATASRLLAMKRPDLFICIDSKNRSSVAEAFGVSALSLQSFDGYWSLMQRIWHCPWWRAPRPQHALERRIWDARVALLDSVYYVENVT; translated from the coding sequence ATGCGCACGCGAATGCTCGATAGCACTACTGAACTGGCGCAAGTCTTCCGTAAATGGTGCCTGCTGGCTGAAAACATCCGCGTTGTCACGGCGTGGGCGACGACCGACTGCTCCATATGTAATTGCCTGAGCGATGCGCGGGGCAAGATCGCGACTATGGTTGTAGGACTGGACTTCTACACAACATCGCCTGATTTCCTTCGTCAATTTCGCTCCGTGATTCGCATCGGCGATGCTCTGAACGGCGGCACTTTTCATCCGAAACTTTATGTGTTCCAAAACGGCGACAGATTCTGTTGCGTGATCGGCAGTTCGAATTTCACAAGCGGCGGCTTTGGCAACAACAGCGAGCTGAATGTCTGTATCGAGGGCGCGACCTCGGAACCGTTTTTCAAACAGATTTCTGCTTACATTGATGAGCAGGAAAAGAACTCGGAGCCTCTGACAAAACCCGAGATCACCGATTATCGGAAGCAGTTCGAAAAGCTGCGGACTGCGCGCACACGCCTTGCCAAGTTTCATCCCACCCAAGCGGCCAAAACGAAAGCCAAAGAAAGAATCCAGCGGGAAAGCGCGGGCGAAGAGCCACCCGAACAATTGAACAAGACGTGGCCTGAATTCGTGGGGCTTATTCTTGCTCCCAAGCGCCGCAAACGTATCGACGGAGGTAAAGGAGGAGAACCCGACTACCTGCAGACTGCGGAGCGCTGCCAAAAGCTGTTCGCGCAACACGGCACATTAGCAAAGATGCCGGCCAGCGACCGGCAATTTGTGGGCGGCACATCCCACGAAGGCGGCTGGTTTGGCAGCATGCGAGGAGCCGGTTATTTCAAGCAGAAGCTAAACCAGAATCCAGCCAGCCTGGATGCCGCGCTCGATCACATTCCCCGGACTGGCAAGATCAGTAAAGCGGTTTACGACAGATTTGCTGACGCTTACCAGTGGGAGCGCGCAGGCGTAGCGACAGCATCGCGCCTGCTAGCAATGAAACGGCCGGATCTGTTCATCTGCATTGATTCGAAAAACCGTTCCAGCGTCGCCGAAGCATTCGGCGTCTCGGCACTCTCGCTTCAGAGCTTCGATGGGTACTGGAGTCTCATGCAGAGAATTTGGCATTGTCCTTGGTGGCGCGCACCACGACCGCAGCACGCCCTTGAGCGCCGCATTTGGGATGCTCGCGTCGCTCTGCTCGATTCGGTCTACTACGTGGAGAACGTCACGTAA
- a CDS encoding transposase yields MSRSKHTEAEMIAALKQMDAGRRAEDVAREVGVSKHTLYSWKAKYGGMDATQAQEAKQLRD; encoded by the coding sequence ATGTCTCGGAGCAAGCACACGGAAGCGGAGATGATCGCAGCACTGAAGCAGATGGACGCAGGGCGGCGGGCGGAGGATGTGGCGCGAGAGGTGGGCGTGAGCAAGCACACGCTGTACTCCTGGAAGGCGAAGTACGGCGGGATGGACGCGACGCAGGCGCAGGAGGCCAAGCAGTTGCGCGAC